A region of the Vanrija pseudolonga chromosome 2, complete sequence genome:
CGGTCATCAACCTGCTCGGGCTGCTCCGcccgcggctgctgcggccggACTTGAAAGCGGCGAGTGAGTCGGGGCGTCGCCGCATTGTTTCCCAACAACTAACACCCGACACAGCCATCGGCCATGTCGACTGGAAGGGGCTACGAGGGGAGGGCTTCAACGCCGTCGTGATAGACAAGGACAACTGTattgtgggtggtggcgagcgagcgtgcgtACCCCGCTGACGGTACAGACCCTCCCGCACGCAGACAACCTCTACCCGCCCTACACGCCAGCCTGGCGCACCCTCCTCTCCGCCTTCCCACCAGGCCGGGTACTCGTCGTCTCCAACTCGTCCGGCTCGGCAAAGGACCGCGGCGGgatcggcgccgaggcgctgacCCTGGCGCTGGGCACGCCGGTGCTcaaccacgccgcgccgaagcccgcgtgcagcgccgacattgtcgcgTACTTCGCGGGCAGGCTAGGCAAGCCCcgcacgacgcgcagcgagctcctccgcccgctgAGGAGGGtacagcgcgccgaggatgaagCCGAGGGGGTGTTGCTGGGAAAatggcgcgacgaggtcgagaacgGGCCGCTGTGCGGCGGGGAGCGCGACCccatctcgccgccgcggccagaAAAGCTCCCCCCGCCCGAAGAggagccggcgccgacggcaccccccgccaccccctcgcccctccGCCTGCTCGTGGTCGGCGACAGGCTGTTCACCGacacgctcctcgcgcgccggctAGACAAGTACCTCCCCGCCCCCGGCTCCGTGCTGTCCATCCAGACGACCGACCTGCCGCAGCCGAACGACGtgcggccgctgcgcgcgctcgaggagcggctcacgcgcggcgcgacgacgccgtttGGCGAGCAGTACAGTCGGTtcgtgcgcgtcgacccCCCGCTACCCGTCGTGCCGCCCCCAACGCTGGCGGAACGTCTCAACCCCatgcagctgctcgaggacggcgggcCGCCCATCACCTGGCATCCGCGCTCctggcgctgccgccctGTAACGGCTGTGCTGTTGCGCACGCTCGGCCGCGGGTTGCGCGTCGCTACGCTGagcgtcggcatcgtcgccgtccagctcgcgcgcgggttgcgcgcggcgagcttgtgGGCCCAGGCACGGTGTACCAAGTGGAACGCGCAgcgcagggcggcggcacaggcgcaggccgaggcagaggctgaggccaaggccg
Encoded here:
- the GEP4 gene encoding Phosphatidylglycerophosphatase GEP4, mitochondrial, producing the protein MPVNLPAPVINLLGLLRPRLLRPDLKAATIGHVDWKGLRGEGFNAVVIDKDNCITLPHADNLYPPYTPAWRTLLSAFPPGRVLVVSNSSGSAKDRGGIGAEALTLALGTPVLNHAAPKPACSADIVAYFAGRLGKPRTTRSELLRPLRRVQRAEDEAEGVLLGKWRDEVENGPLCGGERDPISPPRPEKLPPPEEEPAPTAPPATPSPLRLLVVGDRLFTDTLLARRLDKYLPAPGSVLSIQTTDLPQPNDVRPLRALEERLTRGATTPFGEQYSRFVRVDPPLPVVPPPTLAERLNPMQLLEDGGPPITWHPRSWRCRPVTAVLLRTLGRGLRVATLSVGIVAVQLARGLRAASLWAQARCTKWNAQRRAAAQAQAEAEAEAKAAEEAAPSDSAAADKVKTA